The following coding sequences lie in one Miscanthus floridulus cultivar M001 chromosome 9, ASM1932011v1, whole genome shotgun sequence genomic window:
- the LOC136479234 gene encoding uncharacterized protein, whose amino-acid sequence MALEELQGKWDDNFEDVFRFKAEVERTNPGSIVDIEWALVGKKMRFTRMFVAFNSCVQGFLNGCRPFLGVDSSHLTGRWRGQLASASAVDGHNWLFLVAYGVFESESADNWQWFFEKLKVAIGSPLGLVIYTDAGKGIDKGVASVFSDGVEHRECMRHLVKNFNKRYRGAVFKKHLWPASRAYNQRHFDRHYNIMKAASPRAMQWIEDNHKHLWCRWRFSHACKCDYVTNNIVETFNSWIRNEKSLALVPLLDRIRQMIMEKQDIRRALSLRLTDKILPQVTKELHAMSRNLQYVIHRGPNNTAEIQGTTKELKTWRHTVDLESRTCSCQRWQISGLPCTHALCLIHSMRNRSVEDYVDDYFSVDKFKKAYEHVIKPMTDRNQWPEVDMGFKLWPPLLKRAAGRPRTRRIKGVEEGGKSTSQRQCRRCGQFGHMMKTCNETMYDSDAPPPPKRPRTKKTTAAATTVSTQQSQIEGAPPALTNSLALTNSPALSQEISVAPPALTNSPAANTRRYLISVLK is encoded by the coding sequence ATGGCTCTGGAAGAGCTTCAAGGCAAGTGGGATGACAACTTTGAAGATGTTTTCAGATTCAAGGCTGAGGTGGAGAGGACAAATCCAGGAAGCATTGTGGACATTGAGTGGGCTCTGGTTGGGAAGAAGATGAGGTTCACAAGGATGTTTGTGGCATTCAATAGCTGTGTTCAAGGTTTTTTGAATGGATGCAGACCCTTCCTTGGTGTGGACTCAAGCCACCTAACTGGGAGATGGAGAGGGCAACTAGCTTCTGCTTCAGCTGTGGATGGACACAACTGGCTTTTTCTAGTAGCATATGGTGTATTTGAGTCAGAATCTGCTGACAACTGGCAGTGGTTTTTTGAGAAACTAAAAGTTGCCATTGGATCTCCTCTAGGCCTAGTGATCTACACAGATGCAGGGAAAGGTATAGATAAGGGAGTTGCCTCTGTCTTCTCAGATGGAGTAGAACATAGGGAGTGCATGAGACATCTAGTGAAGAATTTCAACAAGAGGTATAGAGGTGCAGTGTTCAAGAAGCACTTGTGGCCAGCCAGCAGGGCTTACAACCAAAGACACTTTGATCGCCATTACAACATCATGAAGGCTGCATCACCAAGAGCAATGCAATGGATAGAGGACAACCACAAGCACTTGTGGTGTAGATGGAGGTTCTCCCATGCATGCAAATGTGACTATGTTACTAACAACATAGTAGAGACTTTCAACAGTTGGATTAGGAATGAAAAGTCCCTTGCCTTAGTTCCTCTGTTGGATAGAATTAGGCAAATGATCATGGAGAAGCAAGATATCAGAAGGGCATTGTCACTGAGGTTGACAGACAAGATCTTGCCTCAAGTCACCAAAGAACTTCATGCTATGAGTAGAAACTTGCAGTATGTCATACATAGGGGGCCCAACAACACTGCAGAGATTCAAGGTACTACTAAAGAATTGAAAACTTGGAGGCATACTGTGGATCTTGAGAGCAGAACATGCAGCTGTCAAAGGTGGCAGATTTCTGGATTGCCATGTACTCATGCTCTCTGTCTCATCCATTCAATGCGCAATAGAAGTGTTGAGGACTATGTGGATGACTACTTTTCAGTTGATAAGTTCAAGAAGGCATATGAACATGTGATCAAGCCCATGACCGATAGGAATCAATGGCCTGAAGTAGATATGGGTTTTAAACTTTGGCCCCCATTGTTAAAGAGAGCTGCAGGCCGTCCAAGAACTAGGAGGATCAAAGGTGTTGAAGAAGGTGGAAAGTCAACTTCCCAGAGACAGTGCAGGAGGTGTGGTCAGTTTGGTCACATGATGAAGACATGCAATGAGACTATGTATGACTctgatgcaccaccaccaccaaagagACCAAGGACAAAGAAGACCACTGCTGCAGCAACAACTGTATCCACCCAACAATCACAAATTGAAGGTGCACCACCAGCTCTGACTAACAGCCTAGCTCTGACTAACAGCCCAGCTCTGTCTCAAGAAATCAGTGTTGCACCACCAGCTCTGACTAACAGCCCAGCAGCAAACACTAGGAGGTATTTAATCTCTGTCTTGAAATAG
- the LOC136483422 gene encoding probable leucine-rich repeat receptor-like protein kinase IMK3, giving the protein MPPARRPPPRLPNHSIAAAPTLLLLLLLLLSPPAATAAQHHRHHTTGDGFVISQADYQGLQAIKHDLSDPYGFLRSWNDSGLAACSGAWAGIKCVLGSVVAITLPWRGLGGTLSARGLGQLVRLRRLSLHDNAIAGPVPSSLGFLPDLRGLYLFNNRFSGALPASIAACVALQAFDASNNRLTGAIPAAVANSTRLIRLNLSRNEFSDIIPVEVVASASLMFLDLSYNNLSGPIPDAFAGSDKSPSSTSKLVLEDDDSSSNDKEAITGSYQLVFLSLAHNSLDGPIPESLTKLTKLQQLDLAGNMLNGTIPAKLAALSDLKALDLSGNTLAGEIPPGLDNLTATLQSFNVSYNNLSGAAPSSLARKFGEPAFTGNVLLCGYSASTPCPASPSPAPASPAEEPRGRGGRKFSRKELVLIVAGIVVGVLVLLLLCCLLLCFLGRNKRSSGGTAGTRSGKQAAKEAGAGAGAGAAAAGRGEKPGAGAAEVESGGDVGGKLVHFDGPLAFTADDLLCATAEIMGKSTYGTVYKATLEDGSLVAVKRLREKITKGHKEFEAEAAVLGRIRHPNLLALRAYYLGPKGEKLLVFDYMPKGSLHSFLHARAPNTPVDWATRMTIAKGTARGLAYLHDDMSIVHGNLTASNVLLDEQQSPKISDFGLSRLMTTAANSNVLAAAGALGYRAPELSKLKKASAKTDVYSLGVIILELLTGKSPADSTNGMDLPQWVASIVKEEWTSEVFDLELMRDAAAAGTAGDELMDTLKLALHCVDPAPAVRPEAREVLRQLEQIKPGPEGGAGPSEEAGAAHVPGGSVSAGGDDE; this is encoded by the exons ATGCCGCCGGCGCGGAGGCCTCCACCGCGCCTCCCCAACCACAGCATCGCCGCCGCACCcacgctcctcctcctgctcctgctcctcctctccccaccagccgccaccgccgcgcagcaccaccgccaccacaccACAGGCGACGGCTTCGTGATCTCCCAAGCCGACTACCAGGGCCTGCAGGCCATCAAGCACGACCTCTCGGACCCCTACGGCTTCCTGCGCTCCTGGAACGACAGCGGCCTCGCGGCCTGCTCAGGCGCATGGGCAGGCATCAAATGCGTCCTGGGCAGCGTGGTGGCCATCACGCTCCCCTGGCGCGGGCTCGGGGGCACGCTCTCCGCGCGCGGGCTCGGCCAGCTCGTCCGCCTCCGCCGGCTCAGCCTCCACGACAACGCCATCGCGGGGCCCGTCCCGTCCTCGCTCGGCTTCCTCCCGGACCTCCGCGGCCTCTACCTCTTCAACAACCGCTTCTCGGGCGCCCTCCCCGCCTCCATCGCCGCCTGCGTCGCGCTGCAGGCGTTCGACGCCAGCAACAACCGCTTGACCGGCGCAATCCCCGCCGCCGTTGCCAACTCCACCAGGCTCATCCGCCTCAACCTCAGCCGGAACGAGTTTTCTGATATCATCCCCGTGGAGGTCGTCGCCTCCGCGTCGCTCATGTTCCTCGACCTCTCCTACAACAACCTCTCCGGACCCATCCCCGACGCCTTCGCCGGATCCGACAAGTCGCCGTCTTCCACCTCCAAGCTCGTCCTCGAGGATGACGACAGCAGCAGCAacgacaaggaggccatcaccggGAGCTACCAGCTCGTCTTCCTCAGCCTGGCGCACAACTCCCTCGACGGGCCCATCCCGGAGTCCCTCACCAAGCTCACCAAGCTGCAACAGCTCGACCTCGCCGGCAACATGCTCAACGGCACCATcccggcgaagctcgccgcgcTCTCCGACCTAAAAGCGCTCGACCTCTCCGGTAACACTCTCGCCGGCGAGATCCCGCCAGGGCTCGACAACCTCACCGCGACGCTCCAGTCCTTCAACGTCTCCTACAACAACCTCTCCGGCGCGGCGCCGTCCTCGCTGGCGCGCAAGTTCGGGGAGCCCGCGTTCACGGGGAACGTCCTGCTCTGCGGGTACTCTGCCTCCACGCCCTGCCCGGCGTCCCCGTCCCCCGCGCCGGCGTCGCCCGCGGAGGAACCACGCGGGCGCGGAGGCCGGAAGTTCAGCAGGAAGGAGCTCGTGCTCATCGTCGCCGGGATCGTCGTTGGCGTCCTCGTCCTGCTGCTCCTCTGCTGCCTCCTGCTCTGTTTCCTGGGCAGGAACAAGAGGTCTTCCGGCGGTACTGCCGGAACACGGAGCGGGAAGCAGGCGGCCAAGGAGGCTGGAGCTGGCGCTGGCGCTGGTGCCGCCGCGGCCGGGCGCGGCGAGAAGCCAGGGGCCGGTGCGGCGGAGGTGGAGTCCGGCGGCGATGTGGGCGGCAAGCTGGTGCACTTTGATGGGCCGCTGGCGTTCACGGCCGACGACCTGCTGTGCGCCACCGCGGAGATCATGGGGAAGAGCACCTACGGCACGGTGTACAAGGCCACGCTCGAGGACGGCAGCCTGGTGGCCGTCAAGCGCCTCCGGGAGAAGATCACCAAGGGACACAAGGAGTTCGAGGCCGAGGCGGCGGTGCTGGGACGGATCCGCCACCCGAACCTACTCGCGCTCAGGGCCTACTACCTCGGACCAAAGGGGGAGAAGCTACTCGTCTTCGATTACATGCCCAAAGGCAGCCTCCACTCATTCTTGCACG CTCGTGCTCCAAACACGCCGGTGGACTGGGCGACGCGGATGACGATCGCCAAgggcacggcgcgtggcctggcgtacctccacgacgacatgagcATCGTGCACGGCAACCTGACGGCCAGCAACGTGCTTCTGGACGAGCAGCAGAGCCCCAAGATCTCCGACTTCGGGCTGTCGCGGCTGATGACGACGGCGGCTAACTCGAACgtgctggcggcggcgggcgcgctgGGGTACCGCGCGCCGGAGCTGTCGAAGCTGAAGAAGGCGAGCGCCAAGACGGACGTGTACAGCCTGGGCGTCATCATCCTGGAGCTGCTGACGGGCAAGTCCCCCGCGGACAGCACCAACGGCATGGACCTACCGCAGTGGGTGGCGTCCATCGTCAAGGAGGAGTGGACCAGCGAGGTGTTCGACCTGGAGCTCAtgcgcgacgccgccgccgcggggacGGCTGGGGACGAGCTCATGGACACGCTCAAGCTCGCGCTGCACTGCGTCGACCCGGCCCCGGCTGTGAGGCCCGAGGCACGCGAGGTGCTGCGGCAGCTCGAGCAGATCAAGCCTGGCCCTGAGGGCGGTGCTGGACCGAGCGAGGAAGCTGGCGCCGCGCATGTTCCGGGGGGTTCGGTTTCTGCCGGAGGAGATGACGAGTAG